The following coding sequences are from one Streptomyces angustmyceticus window:
- a CDS encoding SDR family oxidoreductase → MAAEERAPDDPVSKHPQPEFPQQGQSHPGWTGPMDPPPDHGEESHRGSGLLEGRKTVITGGDSGIGRAVALAFAREGADVLFTFLPAEEDEAAATTRLVTEAGRSAVPIACDIREEEQCRLLVERAVTEFGRIDILVNNAAYQISQPDGIPAITTEQFDRVMRTNLYGMFWLSKMALPHIPAGGCTINTASVQAYKPSPHLLDYATTKGAIVTFTQGLAQMLASDGIRVNAVAPGPVWTPLIPATLPDTTFGKQAPLGRPAQPAEMAPAYVFVASPRASYNTAEAQQRLNRSPRWRLEPHQHSVDSPASVRSGFRRVD, encoded by the coding sequence ATGGCGGCTGAAGAACGGGCCCCGGACGACCCGGTCAGCAAGCATCCGCAGCCTGAGTTCCCGCAGCAGGGCCAGAGCCACCCGGGCTGGACGGGGCCGATGGACCCGCCGCCCGATCACGGCGAGGAGTCCCACCGGGGCAGCGGCCTCCTCGAAGGACGCAAGACGGTGATCACCGGAGGAGACTCCGGCATCGGCCGGGCCGTCGCCCTGGCGTTCGCCCGGGAGGGCGCGGATGTGCTCTTCACCTTCCTGCCCGCCGAAGAGGACGAAGCGGCAGCGACCACGCGACTCGTCACCGAAGCAGGCCGCAGCGCCGTACCGATCGCCTGCGACATCCGGGAGGAGGAGCAGTGCCGGCTGCTCGTCGAGCGTGCCGTCACCGAGTTCGGCCGGATCGACATCCTGGTGAACAACGCGGCGTACCAGATATCGCAGCCCGACGGGATCCCGGCCATCACCACCGAGCAGTTCGACCGGGTGATGCGCACCAACCTCTACGGGATGTTCTGGCTGTCCAAAATGGCGCTGCCGCACATCCCCGCGGGCGGCTGCACCATCAACACCGCTTCGGTCCAGGCATACAAACCCAGCCCTCACCTGCTCGACTACGCCACCACCAAGGGAGCCATCGTCACCTTCACCCAGGGACTGGCACAGATGCTGGCCTCCGACGGCATCCGCGTGAACGCGGTGGCTCCCGGCCCGGTATGGACACCGCTGATCCCAGCGACCCTGCCGGACACCACCTTCGGCAAGCAAGCCCCCCTCGGACGACCGGCCCAGCCCGCGGAGATGGCCCCCGCCTACGTCTTTGTCGCCTCCCCGCGGGCCAGCTACAACACGGCCGAGGCGCAGCAGCGGCTCAACCGCAGTCCACGCTGGCGTCTCGAACCGCATCAGCACTCCGTGGACAGCCCGGCGAGTGTCCGATCTGGCTTTCGCCGCGTGGATTGA
- a CDS encoding PP2C family protein-serine/threonine phosphatase, protein MAAGKRPADTGAVDRSEGFGERLLGVLLDRAHEMPPQLIAPLIAEEVARVGGRDVSILLQDYAQLLLVPLPGRRLTVGRPELISDSHAGAAFLYGAPVEVPQDDGVRMYLPLLDGSDQVGVLALTLDTVDDDDRRLLRRLAGLVADMLVTKHSYTDQFFLARRREPMSLAAEIQWSLLPPLAMSVPQVSVAGILEPAYSVAGDSFDYALNEDILHVAMVDAMGHGLDAATMATVAIGAYRHARRAEIGLSEIYAFMDRAIAEQFGPDHFVTAQMMRLNITTGHLQWVNAGHPAPLLIRNGQVLRQLESPTTLPVGFGGEEPQISEQLLQRGDRVLCFTDGLIEEHETGEEQFGEEQLIHWVNRIEHTEKGVRAVVRSLSHTLKQERGGSTSDDATLFLIEWRGAAADHLAVLE, encoded by the coding sequence ATGGCGGCAGGTAAGCGGCCGGCGGACACGGGCGCGGTGGACCGGTCGGAAGGGTTCGGCGAGCGGCTGCTGGGGGTGCTGCTGGACCGGGCGCACGAGATGCCGCCGCAGTTGATCGCCCCGCTGATCGCGGAAGAGGTGGCGAGGGTCGGCGGCCGCGACGTCTCGATCCTCCTCCAGGACTATGCGCAGCTGCTGCTGGTACCCCTGCCGGGCAGGCGGCTGACCGTCGGCCGGCCCGAGCTGATCAGTGACTCGCACGCGGGCGCGGCCTTCCTGTACGGGGCCCCTGTCGAGGTACCGCAGGACGACGGCGTCCGGATGTATCTGCCGTTGCTGGACGGCAGCGACCAGGTGGGCGTGCTGGCCCTCACCCTGGACACCGTCGATGACGATGACCGGCGCTTGTTGCGCAGACTCGCCGGCCTCGTCGCCGACATGCTGGTCACCAAGCACAGCTACACCGACCAGTTCTTCCTCGCCCGACGCCGCGAGCCGATGAGCTTGGCCGCGGAGATCCAGTGGTCCCTGCTACCGCCGCTGGCGATGTCCGTCCCGCAGGTCTCGGTGGCGGGAATCCTGGAACCCGCCTACAGCGTCGCCGGCGACAGCTTCGACTACGCCCTCAACGAGGACATCCTGCACGTGGCCATGGTCGATGCGATGGGCCACGGCCTGGATGCCGCCACCATGGCGACCGTCGCCATCGGCGCCTACCGGCACGCCAGACGCGCCGAAATCGGCCTGTCCGAGATCTACGCGTTCATGGACCGGGCCATCGCCGAACAATTCGGGCCCGACCACTTCGTCACCGCGCAGATGATGCGCCTCAACATCACAACGGGCCACCTGCAGTGGGTCAACGCGGGACACCCCGCACCGCTGCTGATCCGAAACGGCCAGGTTCTCCGGCAACTGGAGAGCCCGACCACCTTGCCGGTCGGCTTCGGTGGCGAAGAGCCCCAGATCAGCGAGCAGCTGCTCCAACGCGGCGACCGGGTGCTGTGCTTCACCGACGGCCTGATCGAGGAGCACGAAACCGGCGAGGAACAGTTCGGTGAGGAACAACTCATCCACTGGGTCAACCGCATCGAGCACACAGAGAAAGGAGTGCGCGCGGTGGTCCGCTCACTCTCCCACACCCTGAAACAGGAGCGGGGCGGGAGCACCAGCGACGACGCAACCCTCTTCCTGATCGAGTGGCGCGGGGCCGCCGCCGACCACCTCGCCGTCCTGGAGTGA
- a CDS encoding diacylglycerol/lipid kinase family protein, whose translation MTENTFRPVAAARRPYLIVNPRSGGGKASRFRIAEKARALGAQVLLLDPSRPQDLATVARRAVDDGADLLGVAAGDGTQALVAGVAAKNGVPFVVIPAGTRNHFAMDLGLDRDDPSAALEALTDGVELRVDLGFAGERVFVNNVSFGAYAALVQDPAYREDKIGTTVRILPEFLARHQGPELVVRAGLLTVDRPDAVLVSNNPYRADDPAGLGRRAQLDSGLLGVLAARAETPAETAARLREGQTHGLTNLATSEEVVVDADVPFIPVGLDGEAVTLPTPVRCRIIPGTLRVRVPRHRPGVAPAERPPGRGAIRRVASAVGRTVHGRHTG comes from the coding sequence ATGACCGAGAACACGTTCCGACCGGTGGCCGCCGCACGACGGCCGTATCTGATCGTGAATCCCCGCTCGGGAGGAGGGAAGGCGAGCCGGTTCCGCATCGCCGAAAAGGCCCGTGCGTTGGGGGCTCAGGTTCTCCTGCTCGATCCTTCCCGGCCCCAGGACCTCGCGACTGTCGCCCGACGCGCGGTGGATGACGGTGCGGACCTGCTGGGGGTGGCCGCCGGAGACGGCACGCAGGCACTTGTCGCCGGCGTGGCCGCGAAGAACGGTGTTCCTTTCGTGGTCATTCCGGCCGGTACCCGCAACCACTTCGCGATGGACCTCGGCCTGGACCGAGACGACCCTTCGGCCGCACTGGAGGCCCTCACAGACGGCGTCGAACTGCGCGTGGATCTCGGGTTCGCAGGCGAGCGGGTGTTCGTCAACAACGTGTCGTTCGGTGCCTATGCCGCTCTGGTGCAGGACCCGGCCTATCGCGAGGACAAGATCGGCACGACGGTGCGGATCCTCCCGGAATTCCTGGCCCGCCACCAAGGCCCGGAGCTGGTGGTACGCGCCGGGCTGCTCACTGTGGACCGGCCTGATGCCGTGCTGGTGAGCAACAACCCCTACCGGGCCGATGATCCGGCCGGGCTTGGCAGGCGTGCGCAACTGGACTCCGGGCTCCTGGGGGTACTGGCCGCCAGGGCGGAGACGCCCGCCGAGACCGCCGCCCGGCTGCGAGAGGGGCAGACGCACGGCCTGACCAATCTCGCCACCTCTGAAGAGGTCGTCGTCGATGCCGACGTCCCGTTCATCCCCGTCGGGCTGGACGGTGAAGCCGTCACCCTGCCCACTCCCGTGCGGTGCCGCATCATTCCCGGGACGCTACGGGTACGGGTTCCCCGCCATCGGCCGGGCGTCGCGCCCGCCGAACGGCCGCCGGGCCGGGGCGCCATCCGCCGGGTGGCCTCGGCTGTCGGGCGAACCGTTCATGGCCGTCACACCGGCTGA
- a CDS encoding ice-binding family protein, which produces MATSVPLGTAATYGVLANTAVTNTGPTVVAGNLGVSPAGAVTGFPPGTVTGTIHVNDAAAAQAQADLLVGYTNALSQPVTGTVATELGGTTLTPGVYNSLSGTFTLNGTLTLDAQGNPNAVFIFKMTTTLITGAAGNVNLINQAQSANVFWQVGSSATLGAGSTIRGSILAFTSITATTGATVDGRLLALGAAVTLDSNAVTVPPLSTCQVVVQPVAGPVVVGQPTPVSALVTCNGLPVSGASVTFTGGAVPVSATTNAAGIATGSLTFNTAGPATITATVTAAGSGCACTGVVSAPLPITVTPQPSCLVVIQPVAGPVVVGQPTPVSAVVTCNGLPVVGGSVTFTGGAVPVTATTNAAGVATGTLTFNTSGTATVTATVTAAGTACACTGVASAPLTIPVTPATGPLSLAPACWHVNLPIPIPSVFAATLTASVTPAQAGVTVNFFVYGLPVGSAVTNANGIATLNAGLSILQISASNYTATATVGGVPVQATGTLRPCFPPV; this is translated from the coding sequence ATGGCAACATCCGTACCTCTGGGAACCGCCGCTACCTACGGAGTGCTCGCCAACACGGCCGTCACCAACACCGGTCCCACCGTCGTCGCCGGCAACCTCGGAGTGAGCCCCGCCGGTGCGGTGACCGGCTTTCCTCCCGGAACGGTCACCGGAACCATCCACGTGAACGACGCCGCCGCGGCGCAGGCCCAGGCCGACCTGCTCGTCGGGTACACCAACGCACTCTCCCAGCCGGTCACGGGCACCGTCGCGACGGAACTCGGCGGGACCACCCTGACCCCCGGCGTGTACAACTCCCTCTCCGGCACGTTCACCCTCAACGGGACACTGACCCTGGACGCTCAGGGCAACCCCAACGCCGTCTTCATCTTCAAGATGACCACCACGCTCATCACGGGAGCCGCCGGCAACGTCAATCTCATCAACCAGGCGCAGTCCGCCAACGTGTTCTGGCAGGTCGGCAGCTCCGCGACGCTCGGCGCCGGCTCCACGATCAGGGGCAGCATCCTCGCCTTCACCTCGATCACCGCCACGACGGGGGCCACCGTGGACGGCCGGCTGCTGGCTCTCGGCGCCGCCGTCACGCTGGACTCGAACGCGGTCACCGTGCCGCCCCTGTCCACCTGCCAGGTGGTGGTCCAGCCGGTGGCCGGGCCGGTGGTCGTCGGGCAGCCGACCCCCGTGTCCGCTCTGGTGACCTGCAACGGCCTGCCGGTCTCGGGGGCCTCGGTCACCTTCACCGGTGGTGCGGTCCCGGTGAGCGCCACCACCAACGCGGCGGGCATCGCCACCGGATCGCTGACCTTCAACACCGCCGGGCCCGCCACCATCACTGCCACCGTCACCGCGGCCGGCAGCGGGTGTGCGTGCACCGGCGTCGTCTCCGCGCCCCTCCCCATCACCGTCACTCCGCAGCCGTCCTGCCTGGTGGTGATCCAGCCGGTGGCCGGGCCGGTGGTCGTGGGGCAGCCGACTCCCGTCTCCGCTGTGGTGACCTGCAACGGTCTGCCGGTCGTCGGTGGGTCGGTGACCTTCACCGGTGGTGCGGTCCCGGTAACCGCCACCACCAACGCGGCCGGTGTCGCCACCGGAACGCTGACCTTCAACACGTCCGGGACCGCCACGGTCACGGCCACGGTCACCGCGGCCGGCACCGCCTGCGCGTGCACCGGCGTCGCGTCCGCGCCCCTCACCATCCCCGTCACTCCGGCGACGGGCCCGCTGAGCTTGGCGCCCGCCTGCTGGCACGTCAACCTGCCCATCCCGATTCCGAGCGTGTTCGCGGCGACATTGACGGCCAGCGTCACGCCGGCGCAAGCGGGCGTCACGGTCAACTTCTTCGTCTACGGCCTGCCGGTGGGATCCGCGGTGACCAACGCCAACGGCATCGCCACCCTCAACGCCGGCCTGTCCATCCTGCAGATCAGCGCCAGCAACTACACGGCGACCGCCACCGTCGGCGGCGTCCCCGTCCAGGCCACCGGCACCCTGAGGCCCTGCTTCCCGCCGGTGTGA
- a CDS encoding DUF5994 family protein produces the protein MTTTIPYTPAVEDRTSSLPLRLVLAPAGTAPALLDGAWWPRSRDLTAELPALTAVLDPLWGRITRVTVNPTFWPVIPRKVPVDGHVVGVGWFTAEQDPHKLLLLSYNVGRWDLLVIPPETSPATAARLMTEAADPLGTLTASALMNEAEQRRIAEEVELSLVSVWDSEGGHGASLPTSRSPARTVIAQVPDTAKGI, from the coding sequence ATGACCACGACCATTCCGTATACGCCGGCGGTCGAAGACCGGACCTCTTCGCTGCCCCTGCGACTCGTGCTGGCACCGGCCGGCACCGCTCCTGCTCTGCTCGACGGTGCGTGGTGGCCCCGCTCCCGTGACCTCACGGCGGAACTTCCCGCACTGACAGCCGTCCTCGACCCGCTGTGGGGGCGGATCACCCGCGTCACGGTGAACCCCACCTTCTGGCCGGTCATCCCACGGAAGGTGCCCGTCGACGGGCACGTGGTGGGTGTCGGCTGGTTCACGGCCGAGCAAGACCCCCACAAGCTGCTGCTGCTCTCCTACAACGTCGGACGCTGGGACCTCCTGGTCATCCCCCCGGAGACCAGCCCGGCCACCGCCGCCCGGCTCATGACAGAGGCCGCCGATCCGCTCGGCACCCTCACCGCGAGTGCCCTGATGAACGAAGCGGAGCAACGCCGGATCGCGGAGGAGGTGGAACTGTCCCTGGTCTCGGTCTGGGACTCCGAAGGCGGCCATGGCGCAAGCCTGCCGACCTCACGTTCCCCCGCCCGAACAGTCATTGCTCAGGTACCGGATACGGCGAAAGGTATCTGA
- a CDS encoding NAD(P)-dependent alcohol dehydrogenase, which yields MRAFQLVQAQKPPELREVPVPDPGPGQVLVKVGGAGACHSDLHLMEAPAERLPKLPFTIGHENAGWVEKLGPGATGFASGDPVMVYGPWGCGICASCRVGMENYCENSGGLGGGGLAGPDGGMAPYMLVPAARFLIPLGTLDPRQAAPLSDAGLTSYHAVKRSVHLLGAGSTAVVIGVGGLGQMAIQMVRALSAATTVVAVDTDAGKLETAKRMGADEVLLSGEEAVTRIKDMTGQQGAQLVLDMVGIDPTLRMAAQVARVLGHLTIVGLGGGALPVNFSSPPHECSVASPYWGSLPELMEVITLAQQQKIKMLVEHFPLERANEAYQLLHDGKIQGRAVITPQP from the coding sequence ATGCGGGCATTCCAGCTCGTCCAAGCGCAGAAGCCACCGGAGCTGCGCGAGGTGCCGGTGCCCGACCCCGGGCCCGGGCAGGTCCTGGTGAAGGTCGGGGGTGCGGGAGCCTGCCACTCCGACCTGCATCTCATGGAGGCGCCCGCGGAGCGGCTCCCGAAGCTGCCCTTCACGATCGGCCACGAGAACGCGGGGTGGGTCGAGAAGCTGGGGCCGGGCGCGACCGGCTTCGCGTCCGGGGACCCCGTGATGGTCTACGGCCCTTGGGGCTGCGGAATCTGCGCGAGCTGCCGGGTGGGCATGGAGAACTACTGCGAGAATTCGGGCGGTCTTGGCGGCGGTGGCTTGGCTGGGCCCGATGGCGGCATGGCTCCGTACATGCTCGTCCCGGCGGCGCGATTCCTGATTCCGCTGGGCACCCTCGACCCCCGCCAGGCCGCCCCGCTCAGCGACGCGGGGCTGACCAGCTATCACGCCGTCAAGCGATCGGTGCACCTGCTGGGGGCGGGCTCGACCGCGGTGGTGATCGGGGTGGGCGGTCTGGGCCAGATGGCCATCCAGATGGTGCGAGCGCTCAGCGCGGCGACCACCGTCGTCGCCGTGGACACCGATGCCGGCAAGCTGGAGACCGCCAAGCGCATGGGCGCGGACGAGGTGCTGCTCTCGGGCGAGGAAGCGGTCACACGCATCAAGGACATGACGGGGCAACAGGGCGCTCAGCTCGTACTGGACATGGTCGGCATCGACCCGACTCTGCGCATGGCGGCCCAGGTGGCCAGGGTGCTCGGACACCTGACCATCGTCGGTCTCGGCGGCGGAGCCCTGCCCGTCAACTTCTCCAGCCCGCCGCACGAGTGCTCGGTCGCCTCGCCCTACTGGGGCTCCCTTCCCGAACTGATGGAAGTGATCACCCTCGCCCAGCAGCAAAAGATCAAGATGCTGGTCGAGCACTTCCCCTTGGAACGCGCCAACGAGGCATACCAGCTCCTGCACGACGGCAAGATCCAAGGACGCGCCGTCATCACCCCCCAACCGTGA
- a CDS encoding YjbQ family protein produces the protein MAGTFTTRTITMATGATETMHDLTNACSAFLREAAHGRNGLLHVFTPHPTSGLAIIETGAGSDDDLLAALRGVLPADDRWGDRHGSPGHGSGHVLPALVPPHATLPVVDGELELGASQSVVLVNTDQDGPERQVRLSFLG, from the coding sequence ATGGCTGGCACCTTCACCACCCGCACCATCACCATGGCAACCGGCGCCACGGAGACCATGCACGACCTGACGAACGCATGCTCCGCGTTCCTCCGGGAGGCCGCTCATGGGCGAAACGGACTGCTGCACGTCTTCACCCCCCACCCGACGTCCGGCCTGGCCATCATCGAGACCGGCGCGGGCAGTGACGATGACCTGTTGGCAGCCCTCCGCGGCGTTCTTCCCGCGGACGACCGCTGGGGGGACCGCCACGGCAGTCCGGGCCACGGCAGCGGCCACGTGCTCCCGGCTCTGGTACCGCCACACGCCACGTTGCCCGTGGTCGACGGCGAGCTGGAGCTGGGGGCCTCGCAGTCCGTCGTACTGGTGAACACCGACCAGGACGGCCCCGAGCGCCAGGTCCGGCTGTCCTTCCTCGGCTGA